One window from the genome of Mucilaginibacter ginsenosidivorans encodes:
- a CDS encoding argonaute/piwi family protein, producing the protein MAEFPGYQVIPEPKLSFEAFSGGIETHPLKGLKTFGPYSYKLNNLPKIRVAAIYPEGTYPILENLVRELHGSHMPQERKAYLEVFDGIEKIFKTKVELAAMTTCIALKKEDAFKAGIEPYLSLSETIGRAIREMAGRKLDFDVLMIYLPETWSPGFENLETSFDLHDFIKATAAMQNIATQVVREGSAIKYKCRCSVMWRLSIALYVKAGGIPWKLTSLDQNSAFIGLSYAMRMNTHTSKFEYTTCCSQVFDGDGTGLEFIAYDAAEIESVKGENPFLSRAEMRRLMSRSLELYQRKHAGRRPSRLIVHKTSQFTQNEIDGAFDAIPGNINLELLQVVQDTNWRGIKYIEKGKFKQPDMYPLDRGAYLQTGAQEVLLWTQGNILLSGKNFFKEGKNIPSPLMIRRFAGEGGWDRNCQAIMGLTKMNWNHDAMYDRLPVTLGYAKVLATTIKRMNQLVNKPYEFKYFM; encoded by the coding sequence ATGGCAGAATTTCCAGGCTATCAGGTAATTCCTGAACCAAAATTGTCTTTTGAAGCATTTTCAGGTGGAATAGAAACCCATCCATTAAAGGGATTAAAAACGTTTGGTCCTTACTCATACAAATTAAATAACCTTCCCAAAATACGAGTTGCCGCCATCTATCCGGAGGGTACTTATCCAATCCTTGAAAACCTAGTACGCGAGCTTCACGGGAGCCACATGCCCCAGGAACGTAAAGCTTATCTCGAAGTCTTTGACGGAATTGAAAAGATTTTTAAAACAAAGGTCGAGCTGGCAGCGATGACTACCTGTATCGCCTTAAAAAAAGAGGATGCTTTTAAAGCGGGTATTGAACCCTATCTTTCATTAAGTGAAACAATCGGCAGGGCGATTAGAGAAATGGCTGGGCGAAAACTTGATTTCGATGTGTTAATGATATATCTTCCCGAAACGTGGTCGCCTGGGTTTGAAAATCTCGAAACCAGTTTTGACCTGCATGACTTCATCAAAGCAACAGCAGCGATGCAAAACATAGCTACTCAGGTTGTACGTGAAGGTAGTGCTATCAAATACAAATGCAGGTGCAGCGTTATGTGGCGCCTCTCCATTGCATTGTATGTAAAGGCCGGCGGGATACCTTGGAAACTTACTTCTTTAGATCAAAACTCCGCTTTTATTGGATTAAGCTATGCTATGCGAATGAATACCCATACCAGTAAATTCGAATATACCACTTGCTGCAGTCAAGTCTTTGACGGGGACGGAACCGGTCTCGAATTCATTGCATACGATGCCGCAGAAATCGAAAGTGTAAAGGGGGAAAATCCTTTCTTATCCCGGGCGGAAATGAGGCGATTGATGTCCAGAAGCCTTGAATTGTATCAAAGAAAACATGCGGGGAGACGTCCTTCTCGATTAATTGTACATAAAACATCACAATTCACTCAAAATGAGATCGACGGAGCATTTGATGCAATTCCCGGCAACATCAATCTTGAATTATTACAGGTAGTTCAAGATACCAATTGGCGTGGAATAAAATATATTGAAAAAGGGAAATTTAAGCAACCCGATATGTATCCATTAGACAGAGGCGCTTACTTACAGACCGGCGCTCAGGAAGTGCTGTTATGGACGCAAGGTAATATTCTGTTATCTGGCAAAAACTTTTTCAAGGAAGGGAAAAATATCCCATCGCCATTAATGATAAGACGATTTGCTGGAGAAGGTGGCTGGGACAGAAACTGTCAGGCTATTATGGGTTTAACCAAAATGAATTGGAACCATGATGCTATGTACGACAGGCTTCCCGTTACCCTGGGGTATGCGAAAGTACTTGCGACAACCATTAAAAGGATGAATCAATTGGTAAATAAGCCTTACGAATTCAAGTATTTTATGTAA
- a CDS encoding NAD(P)-binding protein: MSKTDQEKASEYLELFRITEFKFIIGIFESGITFYKQQIRALNIFDALKKTGKIPSDKNFTIAIIGGGIAGLTFAAAALKSKNKVYLFEEGSQTLNIQAGCTNRDIHPYLYDWPAENATQTRTNLPVLNWHHDTAANVVKSVKKEFQAILLKARKVNPDCYEEHCNAKEIKIIERASGKHFEIVGKTESRYAVQNIDLYADLVIYAIGYGIEKGVTAKNKSESYWRDTSIKQDDLSKTNYLISGTGDGALIDLFTILIRDFSYDSFLNILHSKAAGKKLLKHLVEIRRKRLTGKNLNDDFYQTEFSAINPNEYSYIIDEYTRKEFFTKLDASVNVYLFGLQDRFNQILNYKRISLINAFVAYILYKYDKFLYDKKLDITNPKFENVPITGDCKIIIREGTNKKNLYHKAKFSFTEYRQLVKIRALQRKSAEHGMIQINWDEDTFNTYFNEKKRQHHLSRYTKSICSVFVDILGSSISEHYKDEKNLRVTIHRVLSIDTKLYYQMLTPYFQIQEDGRKNNKVGTVYKIDKGNVGYSIRTGLPLWVKNIDDDLFNALMTNLNIEKKYNFKSSPKTILTIPIVAKYKGAKTGTTKPYYACNCVIYMDSSDDSFFDSSVIQNMILKICETFINTLKVEMVNEDIQMAAVDFEPLKFNRGEDIVNKCIMDLQDFAYLTIPNRQLELDKYSSFEMVL; the protein is encoded by the coding sequence ATGAGTAAGACCGACCAAGAAAAAGCCTCAGAATATCTGGAATTATTTAGGATTACAGAATTCAAATTTATTATCGGGATTTTCGAAAGCGGCATTACGTTTTATAAGCAGCAAATCAGAGCATTAAATATTTTTGATGCGCTCAAGAAAACAGGAAAAATCCCCAGTGATAAAAACTTTACAATAGCGATTATTGGAGGAGGGATTGCTGGTTTAACATTTGCTGCTGCAGCCTTAAAGTCGAAGAATAAGGTTTATTTATTCGAGGAGGGTTCTCAAACATTAAATATACAAGCTGGTTGTACAAATAGAGATATCCATCCCTATTTATATGATTGGCCGGCAGAGAACGCTACCCAAACACGGACAAATTTGCCAGTATTAAATTGGCACCACGATACTGCAGCGAATGTTGTCAAATCTGTAAAAAAGGAATTTCAAGCAATTTTATTGAAAGCCAGGAAAGTTAACCCTGACTGCTATGAAGAACATTGTAACGCAAAAGAAATTAAAATTATAGAACGCGCTAGTGGGAAGCATTTTGAAATTGTCGGTAAAACGGAAAGTCGTTACGCTGTTCAAAATATAGATCTTTATGCAGACCTCGTTATTTATGCGATTGGATACGGAATTGAAAAAGGTGTCACAGCCAAGAATAAATCAGAATCGTACTGGAGAGATACGTCAATAAAGCAAGACGATCTTTCAAAAACAAATTATCTGATATCCGGTACAGGTGATGGAGCTCTTATAGATTTGTTTACTATACTCATCAGGGATTTTTCTTACGATTCTTTTTTGAATATTTTACACAGCAAGGCAGCCGGTAAGAAGCTATTAAAGCACCTTGTTGAGATAAGACGTAAAAGACTAACAGGTAAAAATTTGAATGATGATTTTTACCAGACAGAGTTTTCGGCAATTAATCCAAATGAATATTCTTATATAATTGATGAATATACAAGGAAAGAGTTTTTCACCAAATTGGATGCTTCAGTTAACGTTTATTTATTCGGCCTACAGGATAGGTTCAATCAAATATTGAATTATAAAAGAATCTCTTTAATAAATGCGTTTGTTGCCTATATTTTATACAAATACGACAAGTTCTTATATGATAAAAAATTGGACATTACTAATCCCAAGTTCGAAAATGTCCCTATAACAGGTGATTGTAAGATTATTATCAGGGAGGGAACAAATAAGAAAAATCTTTATCATAAGGCTAAATTTTCATTTACCGAGTACCGGCAGTTAGTTAAAATCAGGGCGTTACAGCGTAAAAGTGCTGAGCATGGCATGATTCAAATAAATTGGGATGAAGATACCTTTAACACCTATTTTAATGAGAAAAAGAGACAGCATCATTTATCAAGATACACAAAATCTATTTGCTCTGTTTTTGTAGACATATTAGGCAGCTCCATTTCCGAACATTATAAGGATGAAAAAAATTTACGGGTAACCATTCATAGAGTATTGAGTATAGATACCAAACTATATTATCAAATGCTGACCCCTTACTTCCAAATCCAAGAAGATGGCAGGAAAAACAATAAAGTTGGAACAGTTTATAAAATTGACAAGGGCAATGTAGGTTATTCAATCAGAACAGGTCTGCCTCTTTGGGTGAAAAATATTGATGACGACCTATTTAACGCCTTGATGACTAATTTAAATATTGAAAAGAAATATAATTTTAAAAGCTCTCCGAAAACCATTCTTACGATCCCGATCGTTGCCAAGTATAAAGGCGCGAAAACTGGAACTACCAAACCTTATTATGCTTGTAACTGTGTCATTTACATGGATTCAAGTGATGATAGCTTTTTTGATAGTTCAGTGATTCAAAATATGATACTTAAAATTTGTGAAACTTTTATAAATACTTTGAAGGTAGAAATGGTAAATGAAGATATACAAATGGCAGCCGTTGATTTTGAGCCTTTAAAATTCAATCGGGGAGAAGACATTGTGAATAAATGTATAATGGACCTGCAGGACTTCGCTTATTTAACAATACCTAATCGACAACTGGAATTAGATAAATATTCTTCGTTTGAAATGGTTCTTTAA